One window of Pirellulales bacterium genomic DNA carries:
- a CDS encoding histidine phosphatase family protein: protein MPESLPPSPAPDTCYAYLIRHGATPASAAHPVIMQGRKVDTALSQMGQRQAAETGQFLAARQLDAVYASPMVRAQQTAAAIGELHNLAPQVIAPLIEADLGSWEGLSWDDIKLREPEVYDRFIARPDVYGYGGGESITDVRDRALPALADVMSKHLGGAIAIVTHRIVIRACVTHLVGMPLAEARRLSPSTCGISLLRYRRQEIEVTTFNSLFHLSAW from the coding sequence ATGCCCGAATCCCTCCCCCCCTCCCCTGCCCCGGACACTTGCTACGCCTATTTGATCCGTCATGGCGCGACGCCGGCCAGTGCCGCGCATCCCGTCATCATGCAGGGGCGTAAGGTAGACACGGCACTTTCGCAGATGGGCCAGCGACAAGCCGCGGAAACCGGGCAATTCCTCGCTGCACGACAACTCGACGCCGTGTACGCCAGCCCGATGGTTCGCGCGCAGCAAACCGCCGCAGCGATCGGGGAACTTCACAACCTAGCGCCACAGGTGATTGCGCCACTCATCGAGGCTGACCTTGGCTCTTGGGAGGGTTTGAGTTGGGACGACATCAAACTCCGCGAACCCGAAGTGTACGATCGTTTTATTGCTCGCCCCGACGTATACGGTTACGGCGGCGGCGAAAGCATCACGGACGTGCGCGACCGCGCCTTGCCGGCGCTGGCCGACGTGATGAGTAAGCATCTGGGGGGCGCCATCGCCATCGTCACGCATCGCATTGTAATTCGCGCGTGCGTGACGCACCTAGTGGGCATGCCGTTGGCCGAAGCGCGCCGACTTTCCCCCTCGACCTGCGGAATCTCGCTGCTGCGTTATCGCCGTCAGGAGATCGAGGTGACGACGTTCAACTCGCTCTTTCATCTGAGCGCGTGGTAG
- the pdxA gene encoding 4-hydroxythreonine-4-phosphate dehydrogenase PdxA encodes MPTSKPLLALTMGDPAGIGPEVIAGVWADPRVHDWCRPLGVGNPAVMRRACDLIAPTVQVCEIALPNEAQPGPTVMPCLSACHPSAADASPGVIDARGGQAAYDALMAAGHLAIAGQINAIVTAPLSKAALWQAGHHYPGHTELLAELCGVDDFAMMLYLGPDEQVRGPHGLGVIHVTLHTSLRNAIASLDTAAVLAKIQLADTTMRPLTHGAPRIGVCALNPHAGEDGLFGDEESHIIAPAVAAAQELGIAAVGPYPADTLMVRARNGEFDAVVAMYHDQGHIALKLLGMHRAVNVTLGLPIIRTSVAHGTAFDIAWQGVAQTSSMIEAIRVACQLARAENRTHPLNQKT; translated from the coding sequence ATGCCGACTTCGAAGCCACTTCTTGCACTGACCATGGGCGATCCGGCCGGAATCGGACCGGAAGTGATTGCTGGCGTCTGGGCCGACCCACGAGTTCACGACTGGTGTCGTCCGCTCGGCGTTGGAAATCCTGCGGTCATGCGGCGTGCCTGTGACCTGATCGCGCCGACGGTGCAGGTGTGCGAGATCGCACTACCCAACGAGGCACAGCCTGGTCCGACTGTCATGCCGTGCTTGTCGGCATGTCACCCGAGCGCGGCCGATGCTTCGCCGGGCGTGATCGACGCGCGTGGCGGTCAGGCGGCCTACGATGCACTCATGGCGGCAGGGCATTTGGCGATCGCGGGGCAGATCAATGCCATTGTCACGGCACCGCTCAGCAAGGCCGCTCTGTGGCAGGCCGGGCATCATTACCCTGGTCATACTGAGTTGCTGGCCGAACTGTGCGGCGTAGACGACTTCGCCATGATGCTGTACCTAGGGCCCGACGAACAGGTGCGCGGCCCGCACGGCTTGGGGGTGATTCACGTTACGCTACATACGTCGTTGCGTAACGCGATCGCATCGCTCGACACGGCCGCCGTCTTGGCCAAAATTCAGCTTGCTGACACAACGATGCGACCGCTTACGCACGGCGCGCCGCGCATCGGGGTTTGTGCCCTGAACCCTCATGCTGGCGAGGATGGGCTATTCGGCGACGAGGAATCTCACATCATAGCGCCGGCCGTCGCGGCGGCACAAGAACTCGGCATTGCCGCCGTGGGCCCCTACCCTGCCGACACCTTGATGGTGCGCGCGCGAAACGGCGAGTTCGATGCCGTCGTCGCCATGTACCACGATCAGGGTCACATCGCGCTCAAGCTCTTAGGAATGCATCGCGCGGTGAATGTGACCTTAGGACTGCCGATCATCCGCACGAGCGTGGCCCATGGAACGGCGTTCGACATCGCCTGGCAAGGCGTCGCGCAAACCTCAAGCATGATCGAGGCGATTCGCGTCGCCTGCCAACTGGCACGCGCTGAAAATCGCACACACCCTCTAAACCAAAAAACCTGA
- a CDS encoding energy-coupling factor transporter transmembrane component T codes for MLPDRLEHDSLDQGRGGISLLHRLAARDKLLAAFGLLVVVSLVQPNWWPVSAYFPVSWIHLAVAGMVACVVIVAKVPARYLCTRLLTFAIPLAAVGLSIPLSQGAAGWHIMAGVLVKGLLSFTTMLCLIYTTPFERLLQALRQCGVPKLIVAIVASMYRFIFVLLDELERMRRAQYARTFDCPRRLSPVTFRNGARAVGMLLVRCSERAERVHAAMMARGFDGEVRMLEERP; via the coding sequence ATGCTGCCCGATCGACTTGAACATGACAGCCTGGACCAGGGACGCGGCGGCATTAGCCTGCTGCACCGGCTTGCTGCGCGCGACAAGTTATTGGCGGCGTTCGGGCTGCTGGTCGTCGTCAGTTTGGTCCAGCCGAATTGGTGGCCGGTATCGGCGTACTTTCCCGTCAGTTGGATTCATCTGGCGGTGGCTGGCATGGTCGCATGTGTCGTGATCGTGGCGAAAGTTCCGGCGCGATATCTGTGTACGCGGTTGCTGACCTTCGCAATTCCACTGGCTGCCGTGGGCCTGTCGATTCCTCTGTCGCAGGGAGCGGCAGGTTGGCACATCATGGCGGGAGTACTCGTCAAGGGGCTGCTTTCCTTCACCACGATGCTCTGCCTGATCTACACAACCCCTTTCGAGCGACTGCTGCAAGCGCTACGGCAATGCGGTGTGCCGAAACTGATCGTGGCCATCGTGGCGTCGATGTACCGGTTCATCTTCGTGCTGTTGGACGAGCTGGAACGTATGCGCCGCGCTCAATACGCGCGGACTTTCGATTGTCCGCGGCGACTGTCTCCGGTCACGTTTCGTAATGGGGCTCGCGCCGTGGGGATGCTGTTGGTGCGCTGCAGTGAACGTGCCGAACGTGTTCATGCGGCGATGATGGCACGCGGATTCGACGGTGAGGTTCGCATGTTGGAGGAGCGCCCGTAG
- a CDS encoding ABC transporter ATP-binding protein: MPLVEVEHLSYRYPDGVVALSDVSFTLGAGECVALVGPNGAGKSTLLWHLNGLLPERLRDGHHRHQGGNHSETAPVPLRVDGMAVSHAHLPLVRRAVGLLFQDPDDQLFGTTVREDVAFGPLNLGLDAAEVHRRVDEALAVVGLSAAGDRVPHHLSMGERKRACLAGIIACRPQLLALDEPTANLDPRARRQLMRLLGELDCAKLIASHDLEMILDVCPRVILLDEGRICADGPTAELLRDEQLLEVHGLELPPSLRERR, encoded by the coding sequence ATGCCGCTCGTCGAAGTCGAACATCTCAGTTATCGCTATCCCGACGGAGTGGTAGCACTGTCGGACGTCAGCTTTACCCTTGGGGCAGGGGAGTGCGTGGCACTGGTGGGGCCGAACGGCGCCGGCAAGTCGACACTTTTATGGCACCTGAATGGCCTGTTGCCCGAGCGCTTGCGGGACGGGCATCATCGGCATCAGGGCGGCAATCACTCCGAAACGGCGCCCGTGCCGCTACGAGTCGACGGTATGGCCGTGAGTCATGCCCACTTACCTTTGGTGCGTCGCGCCGTGGGGTTATTGTTTCAAGATCCCGACGATCAGCTTTTCGGAACGACGGTTCGCGAGGATGTGGCGTTTGGCCCTTTGAACCTGGGGCTCGACGCGGCCGAAGTGCATCGCCGCGTTGACGAAGCTTTGGCGGTCGTCGGCCTGTCCGCCGCTGGAGATCGCGTGCCGCATCATTTGAGTATGGGCGAGCGCAAGCGAGCGTGCCTGGCGGGGATCATCGCTTGCCGTCCGCAATTGCTGGCACTCGACGAGCCTACGGCAAATCTGGATCCGCGGGCACGCCGCCAACTGATGCGACTGCTTGGTGAGTTAGATTGCGCCAAGCTGATCGCGAGTCACGACCTGGAGATGATTCTGGATGTTTGTCCGCGCGTGATCCTGCTGGACGAAGGACGGATTTGCGCGGATGGTCCGACGGCCGAACTGTTGCGTGATGAACAATTATTGGAAGTCCACGGGCTGGAACTGCCGCCCAGCTTGCGCGAGCGCCGCTGA
- a CDS encoding ZIP family metal transporter, with the protein MPQSALLAIYCLLIAGAALAGGWIPMLLRLTHTGMQMSMSFIGGVMLGVGILHLLPHAFFELGDIYHCVWWLLGGFLTMFFIERVFHFHHHDAPQDSDAEHSEHEHAHEHLHGHDHAHSHAHAHGDERPRAWQAALVGLALHSAADGMALAASVAAETDLEGDGHFLAGLAVFLVIWLHIPFDSLTLSTLMTVSGASRRARHVANLIFALAVPLGAAIFLFGAEHAFTGETPILGAALAFSAGTFLCIATSDLLPELQFHAHDRVKLSAALLFGLAVAGGIVLVESSAHNHGHAHEQGHVHEHDTPHAVHSDEHDHAH; encoded by the coding sequence GTGCCGCAGTCCGCGTTGCTCGCAATCTACTGCCTGCTCATCGCGGGGGCTGCTTTGGCCGGCGGGTGGATCCCGATGCTGCTGCGGTTGACGCACACCGGCATGCAGATGTCGATGAGTTTCATCGGCGGCGTGATGCTGGGGGTGGGTATTTTGCACCTGCTGCCGCACGCGTTCTTCGAACTCGGAGACATCTACCACTGCGTGTGGTGGCTGCTCGGGGGCTTCTTGACGATGTTCTTTATCGAACGCGTCTTCCACTTTCACCACCATGACGCACCCCAGGATTCTGATGCCGAACATTCTGAGCATGAGCACGCTCACGAGCACCTGCACGGCCACGATCATGCACACAGCCACGCACATGCGCACGGCGATGAGCGTCCGCGCGCCTGGCAAGCTGCGCTCGTAGGTCTGGCGCTGCATAGCGCGGCCGACGGCATGGCGCTCGCAGCCAGCGTAGCCGCCGAGACCGATCTCGAAGGGGACGGTCACTTTCTGGCGGGGCTGGCCGTGTTTCTCGTCATCTGGCTACACATCCCGTTCGATTCGCTGACGCTCAGCACGCTGATGACCGTCAGCGGCGCCTCGCGGCGTGCCCGGCACGTGGCCAACCTGATCTTTGCGCTTGCCGTACCGTTGGGGGCGGCCATTTTTCTTTTTGGCGCCGAGCATGCGTTCACGGGCGAGACGCCGATCCTGGGCGCGGCGCTAGCCTTCTCGGCCGGCACGTTTCTGTGCATTGCGACGAGCGATCTCTTGCCCGAGCTGCAATTTCACGCTCACGATCGCGTGAAACTTTCGGCCGCGCTGTTGTTCGGCCTGGCCGTGGCGGGCGGCATCGTGCTGGTCGAATCTTCGGCGCACAATCATGGACATGCCCACGAACAGGGGCACGTGCATGAGCACGACACGCCGCACGCGGTCCATTCCGACGAGCATGATCACGCGCACTAG
- the dtd gene encoding D-aminoacyl-tRNA deacylase — MRACVQRVSRAQVAIDDAIVGEIGVGMVVLLGVATEDGERDLQVLADKLVGLRIFEDAAGKMNLALADVGGSMLVVSQFTLLGDCSHGRRPSFTAAAPPELAERLYEAFVARVRAAGIAVATGRFRQHMEVSLTNDGPVTLIVDSR; from the coding sequence ATGCGTGCATGCGTACAACGCGTCAGTCGAGCACAGGTTGCGATCGACGACGCGATCGTGGGCGAAATCGGGGTGGGGATGGTCGTCCTGCTCGGCGTTGCGACCGAGGATGGCGAACGCGATTTGCAGGTGTTGGCCGACAAGTTGGTCGGCCTGCGCATCTTCGAGGACGCAGCGGGGAAGATGAACCTCGCGCTGGCTGATGTTGGCGGCAGCATGCTGGTTGTCAGCCAGTTCACACTACTGGGCGATTGCTCGCATGGCCGTCGGCCAAGTTTCACCGCGGCCGCGCCGCCGGAGTTAGCCGAGCGGTTATACGAAGCCTTCGTCGCGCGGGTGCGCGCCGCTGGCATTGCGGTGGCCACGGGCCGCTTTCGTCAGCACATGGAAGTGTCGCTGACTAACGACGGTCCGGTGACACTTATTGTGGATAGCCGCTAG
- a CDS encoding metal-dependent hydrolase has protein sequence MPGFKIHISGSTTIGIAYGTTAMLVYHQPLETSLLAAGLCSVSGMLPDLDSGPGRPLRESVTFGAAVVPMLLIDRFKHLGMSNDAMVLAGGLLYLSIRFGIAWILRHYSVHRGMFHSLPTALIFSELAFLLCSSGGLPVRFFEAGAVVLGFLSHLILDEIWSIEWKGLRPHLKYTFGTAFKFWGPCVWSNVLTYVLMIATTVVVLNDPIWSNEPGAEEAHQIASSLMQHINR, from the coding sequence ATGCCCGGCTTCAAAATTCACATTTCCGGTAGCACGACCATCGGCATTGCTTACGGCACGACGGCTATGCTGGTTTATCACCAACCGCTCGAAACAAGCTTATTGGCCGCCGGTTTGTGCTCAGTCTCCGGCATGCTGCCTGACCTGGATAGCGGCCCCGGCCGCCCATTGCGCGAAAGCGTGACCTTTGGCGCCGCCGTGGTGCCTATGCTATTAATCGATCGCTTCAAGCACCTGGGCATGTCCAACGACGCGATGGTGCTGGCCGGCGGGCTTTTGTATCTGTCGATTCGGTTCGGCATTGCCTGGATATTGCGCCACTACAGCGTGCATCGTGGCATGTTCCACAGCCTGCCGACGGCGCTAATCTTCAGCGAGTTGGCGTTCTTGCTTTGTTCGTCAGGCGGATTGCCGGTGCGATTCTTCGAAGCGGGCGCGGTCGTCTTAGGCTTCCTGTCGCATCTGATCCTGGACGAAATCTGGAGTATTGAGTGGAAAGGGCTGCGGCCACATTTGAAATACACCTTCGGAACGGCTTTCAAATTTTGGGGGCCATGTGTCTGGTCGAACGTGTTGACCTACGTGTTGATGATCGCCACCACGGTAGTCGTCCTCAACGATCCCATCTGGTCAAATGAACCAGGGGCCGAGGAAGCGCACCAGATCGCCAGTTCGCTGATGCAGCACATCAATCGCTAG
- a CDS encoding acetyl-CoA carboxylase carboxyltransferase subunit alpha, with product MAIPLQQLAFEQPIYELEARLAKLESTAAESVAARDEVRRLRRERTDLMKKIYSQLEPWQVVQVARHPERPMTTDYIELVFDDFVELHGDRSFGDDRAIRTGMAKLGEHKVMLIGHQKGKDLKERIACNYGCAHPEGYRKAIAKMKFAAKFGLPIITLIDTPGAYPGIGAEERGQAQVIADAMFEMSRLACPVICVVIGEGGSGGALGIGLGDKIAMLEFAYYSVISPEGCAGILWKDAAYSKQAAQALRLTSRDLLKLGAVDDVIEEPIGGAHRDHHQMAGRLKLYLVKALRELVQKPSAQIIEERYEKFRRMGMYLEHPGDPAPAGILSQPA from the coding sequence ATGGCGATTCCGCTGCAGCAACTGGCATTCGAACAGCCTATCTACGAGCTCGAGGCGCGGCTCGCCAAGCTCGAGAGCACCGCGGCGGAAAGCGTGGCCGCGCGCGATGAGGTGCGCCGCCTGCGCCGTGAACGCACCGACCTGATGAAGAAAATCTACAGCCAGCTCGAACCTTGGCAGGTCGTCCAAGTGGCTCGGCATCCCGAGCGTCCCATGACTACCGACTACATCGAGCTCGTATTCGACGACTTCGTCGAGTTGCACGGCGACCGTTCGTTCGGCGACGATCGAGCCATTCGCACCGGCATGGCTAAGCTGGGTGAACACAAGGTCATGCTGATCGGGCACCAAAAAGGCAAGGATCTGAAAGAGCGCATTGCCTGCAATTACGGCTGCGCCCATCCCGAGGGCTACCGCAAGGCGATCGCGAAAATGAAATTCGCGGCCAAGTTCGGGCTGCCGATCATCACGCTCATTGACACCCCCGGCGCTTACCCGGGCATCGGCGCCGAAGAACGCGGCCAGGCCCAGGTCATTGCCGACGCGATGTTCGAAATGTCCCGGCTGGCGTGCCCCGTGATTTGCGTTGTGATCGGCGAAGGTGGCTCCGGCGGTGCCCTGGGTATCGGCCTGGGCGACAAGATCGCCATGCTCGAATTCGCATACTACTCGGTCATCAGCCCCGAGGGCTGTGCCGGCATCCTCTGGAAAGATGCCGCCTATTCGAAGCAAGCCGCCCAGGCTTTACGCCTCACTTCCCGGGATCTGCTGAAACTCGGGGCCGTCGACGACGTCATCGAAGAACCGATCGGGGGCGCCCACCGGGACCATCACCAGATGGCCGGGCGTCTCAAGCTGTATCTAGTCAAAGCCCTCCGCGAGCTGGTCCAAAAGCCCTCCGCCCAGATCATTGAGGAACGGTACGAAAAGTTCCGGCGGATGGGGATGTACCTAGAACATCCGGGGGACCCGGCCCCTGCTGGCATCCTCAGCCAACCGGCCTGA
- a CDS encoding serine/threonine-protein kinase: MALASQEHIGPYRLLNIVKTGQTSQVWAVMDDRDKRRLAIKLLLSEYRKDKEHLTYLKQEAIVGKTLDHPNVIKVYEFAIDHGLPYLVMEYYPAPNMKEIILQVREQVGYLMPKIVKEAAEGLAYFNQQGWIHRDIKPDNFLIIQQGDVKLIDFALAQRKKGMLGRLFGRNKVQGTRSYMSPEQIRGEPLDERADIYSFGCTVFHLLAGRPPFTGGNSNELLNKHLRAAIPALEAMDRNITTEFGALIRSTMCKDPKGRPDSMAKLCGELNGTTMFRKTPEPPSAVNAEENAS, from the coding sequence GTGGCACTGGCAAGTCAAGAACATATTGGTCCCTACCGTCTGTTGAATATCGTCAAGACGGGACAAACCAGTCAGGTGTGGGCGGTCATGGACGATCGCGATAAACGCCGGCTCGCCATCAAGCTCTTGCTCTCCGAATATCGCAAAGACAAGGAACATCTTACTTATCTCAAGCAAGAGGCGATCGTCGGCAAGACCCTTGATCATCCCAATGTGATCAAGGTCTACGAGTTCGCCATCGATCACGGCCTTCCCTATCTCGTGATGGAGTACTATCCGGCGCCGAATATGAAGGAAATCATCCTGCAAGTGCGGGAGCAGGTCGGCTACTTGATGCCCAAGATTGTTAAGGAAGCGGCCGAAGGCCTGGCCTATTTCAATCAGCAAGGCTGGATCCATCGCGACATCAAACCGGACAATTTTCTCATCATCCAGCAAGGAGACGTCAAGCTCATCGACTTTGCCCTGGCCCAACGAAAGAAAGGCATGCTCGGGCGACTATTCGGCCGCAACAAAGTTCAGGGAACACGCAGCTATATGTCTCCCGAGCAAATCCGGGGCGAGCCGCTCGACGAGCGCGCGGACATCTACAGTTTTGGCTGCACCGTCTTTCATCTGCTAGCAGGGCGACCACCCTTCACCGGCGGCAACTCGAACGAATTGCTCAATAAGCATCTCCGCGCGGCCATTCCAGCACTCGAAGCGATGGACCGGAATATCACGACGGAGTTCGGCGCCCTGATTCGCTCAACGATGTGCAAGGACCCCAAAGGCCGCCCGGACTCGATGGCCAAGCTTTGTGGTGAACTAAACGGCACAACGATGTTCCGGAAGACGCCGGAACCGCCATCTGCAGTAAATGCCGAAGAAAACGCGTCTTAA
- a CDS encoding glycosyltransferase family 4 protein has product MRVAHIITRMILGGAQENTLLNCEDLLRDYQDDVLLITGPPLGPEGSLLDRARAHRVPLEIVSPLRRSIHPWRDWRAYSELKQVLRKFRPDVVHTHSAKGGMLGRMAAAAVGVPVIVHTVHGAPFHPYQSSVAREFFRRCERYAAGKCSAIISVADAMTEQLVAAGVAPREKFTTIYSGMEVEPFLCADEHRDRLRAELGYRPEHVVIGKIARLFHLKGHEYVLAAARTIIDHQPNARFLFVGDGILRPEFERRIADQGLADRVRFTGLVPPQKIAEFLGAMDIVVHASLREGLARVLPQALIAGKPVVSYDVDGAREVVLPGVTGYLIPPCSVAPLETAIGELIAQPPLRKRLGEEGRRRFTDQFRHETMTRQIRTLYERQLGRQPR; this is encoded by the coding sequence ATGCGAGTCGCTCACATCATCACGCGAATGATTCTTGGCGGAGCCCAGGAGAATACGCTCCTCAACTGCGAGGACCTGCTGCGCGACTACCAGGATGACGTCCTGCTGATTACCGGGCCGCCGCTGGGGCCCGAAGGGAGTTTGCTCGATCGGGCACGAGCGCATCGGGTGCCGCTCGAAATCGTTTCTCCGCTGCGCCGCTCAATTCACCCTTGGCGCGATTGGCGCGCTTACAGCGAGCTAAAACAAGTGCTGCGCAAGTTTCGCCCCGACGTTGTCCACACACATAGTGCGAAAGGGGGCATGCTTGGGCGCATGGCCGCCGCGGCCGTTGGCGTACCGGTAATCGTCCACACGGTGCATGGCGCGCCGTTTCATCCTTACCAATCGAGCGTCGCACGTGAATTCTTTCGCAGGTGCGAACGGTACGCGGCGGGAAAGTGCTCCGCGATCATCAGCGTCGCTGACGCCATGACCGAGCAGCTCGTCGCGGCCGGGGTCGCGCCGCGCGAAAAATTCACCACTATCTACAGCGGCATGGAAGTCGAACCCTTTTTGTGCGCCGACGAACACCGTGATCGCCTGCGCGCGGAGTTGGGTTATCGGCCCGAGCATGTCGTAATCGGAAAAATTGCGCGGCTGTTCCATCTCAAAGGGCACGAATACGTCCTGGCCGCGGCGCGCACGATCATCGACCACCAACCGAACGCTCGCTTCTTGTTTGTTGGCGATGGGATACTTCGCCCGGAGTTCGAACGCCGGATCGCCGATCAAGGCCTCGCGGATCGCGTTCGCTTTACCGGCCTGGTTCCGCCGCAAAAGATCGCGGAATTCCTCGGCGCGATGGATATCGTGGTTCATGCAAGCCTGCGCGAGGGGCTGGCCCGCGTCTTGCCACAAGCGCTGATCGCCGGCAAGCCCGTGGTGAGCTACGACGTCGATGGCGCGCGCGAAGTGGTGCTTCCCGGAGTTACCGGCTATCTAATCCCACCGTGCAGCGTCGCGCCCTTGGAAACGGCGATAGGTGAATTGATCGCGCAGCCACCGCTTCGCAAGCGACTCGGGGAGGAAGGACGCCGCCGCTTCACCGATCAATTTCGGCACGAAACGATGACGCGCCAGATTCGCACGCTTTACGAGCGGCAGCTCGGTCGTCAACCGCGGTAG
- the truA gene encoding tRNA pseudouridine(38-40) synthase TruA, with translation MRTFKLTLAYDGTKYAGWQWQPGKPTIQGALETALAKITGESIRAAASGRTDAGVHALGQVVSFQSETRLSADTLRNALNGELPRDISAINVTEAAKAFHARRNSIRKRYRYMIHDGLVADVFRRHLCWQYRQPLDAGTMSRAAQSFVGTHDFRSFESRWPQRASSVRTIYEATVSRGTGESANLITIEFSGNGFLYNMVRALVGTLVEVGRGTRPECWPAEVVAAGNRGAAGMTAPAQGLFLVRVDYPTSLAPD, from the coding sequence ATGCGTACTTTCAAGCTCACGCTGGCCTACGACGGCACCAAGTACGCCGGCTGGCAATGGCAGCCCGGCAAGCCCACCATCCAGGGCGCCCTGGAAACGGCACTCGCCAAAATCACCGGCGAATCGATCCGCGCCGCCGCCAGTGGTCGCACCGACGCCGGCGTACATGCGCTCGGGCAGGTCGTGAGCTTTCAGAGCGAGACGAGATTGTCGGCCGATACGCTACGCAATGCCTTAAATGGCGAGTTGCCGCGCGACATATCCGCCATCAATGTCACCGAGGCTGCCAAGGCATTCCACGCGCGGCGCAACAGCATCCGCAAGCGCTATCGATACATGATTCACGATGGGCTCGTGGCTGACGTCTTTCGCCGTCACCTGTGCTGGCAATATCGGCAACCGCTCGACGCGGGGACCATGAGCCGGGCGGCGCAGTCGTTCGTTGGCACGCACGATTTTCGCAGCTTCGAGTCGCGCTGGCCGCAACGCGCCTCCAGCGTGCGTACGATTTATGAAGCGACGGTTTCACGCGGCACCGGCGAGAGTGCCAACCTGATCACGATCGAATTCTCGGGCAACGGATTTCTCTATAACATGGTCCGGGCGCTGGTGGGTACGCTGGTCGAAGTGGGGCGCGGCACACGCCCCGAATGCTGGCCGGCCGAGGTCGTGGCCGCCGGAAACCGCGGCGCGGCGGGCATGACGGCTCCCGCGCAGGGCCTATTCCTGGTGCGCGTCGATTACCCCACTTCGCTCGCGCCTGATTAG
- a CDS encoding aspartate-semialdehyde dehydrogenase, with protein MFDVVAIVGATGAVGRIIRDLLEERNFPLDRIKFLASKRSAGSKITFRGTEHTVEELTPDSFRGVDLAIGSTPDETARDFAPWAVERGTVVVDESGYWRMDPKVPLVVPEVNPADAFKHQGIIASPNCSTTQLVVALKPLHDAARVRRVVVSTYQATSGAGVAGQRDLEQGTRSKLNNEVHRYETFSHDIAFNLIPQIGSHKQAGYTSEEMKMVYETRKILGDDSIQVCPTCVRVPVSNCHSESILVETERPLSADEARELFAAAPGIAVIDDLAANQYPMPLTCDGRDEVFIGRIRQDISGGNGVAFWCVSDNLRKGAATNAVQIAELLAAARTTQGAGHAAG; from the coding sequence GTGTTTGACGTCGTTGCTATTGTCGGTGCCACAGGGGCGGTGGGAAGAATCATTCGCGACCTGCTCGAAGAGCGAAACTTTCCGCTCGATCGAATCAAATTCTTGGCGTCCAAGCGATCAGCCGGTTCGAAAATCACCTTTCGCGGCACAGAGCACACCGTCGAAGAGCTGACTCCCGATTCGTTCCGCGGCGTCGACCTGGCCATCGGCAGCACTCCCGACGAAACGGCGCGCGACTTTGCTCCCTGGGCGGTGGAACGCGGCACGGTCGTGGTCGACGAAAGCGGTTATTGGCGCATGGATCCTAAGGTACCGTTGGTTGTGCCCGAGGTGAATCCGGCCGATGCCTTCAAACATCAGGGCATCATCGCCAGCCCAAATTGTTCGACGACCCAACTGGTCGTGGCGCTGAAGCCCTTGCACGACGCCGCCCGCGTGCGGCGAGTTGTCGTTAGCACCTATCAGGCCACGAGTGGCGCCGGCGTCGCCGGACAACGTGACCTGGAGCAGGGGACCCGCAGCAAGCTCAACAACGAGGTGCATCGCTACGAGACCTTCTCGCACGACATCGCCTTCAACCTGATTCCGCAGATTGGATCACACAAACAGGCGGGCTACACCTCAGAAGAAATGAAGATGGTGTACGAAACCCGCAAGATTCTCGGTGACGACTCGATTCAAGTCTGCCCCACCTGCGTGCGCGTCCCCGTGAGCAACTGTCACAGCGAAAGCATCCTGGTCGAGACTGAGCGTCCGCTGTCGGCCGACGAAGCTCGCGAACTGTTTGCCGCCGCGCCGGGGATCGCGGTGATCGATGACCTGGCTGCTAACCAGTATCCGATGCCGCTGACATGTGACGGTCGCGACGAAGTCTTCATCGGGCGCATCCGCCAAGACATCAGCGGCGGAAACGGCGTGGCCTTCTGGTGCGTTAGCGACAACCTCCGCAAAGGCGCCGCCACGAACGCCGTGCAAATCGCCGAGTTGCTCGCCGCGGCAAGGACCACGCAAGGCGCCGGCCACGCGGCAGGGTAG